From Acidovorax sp. FHTAMBA, one genomic window encodes:
- a CDS encoding YhjD/YihY/BrkB family envelope integrity protein — MSLSLQAVAQRLELLLAELSHFPWKTTAQTLRERFREDHLGLTASSLTFTTVLALVPFFTVALAVFTAFPIFSKLQDALQGWLVSSLVPDSISRQVLGYLTQFAAKASSLGVAGFSILLATALALILTIDRTLNDIWRVPRLRPLGQRVLIYWAAITLGPLLMGASLAVTSYVMSASGGLVKRLPDGVQLLFDSIQFVLLAGGMASLYHYVPNTPVKWRHAWTGGFFVAVGIELAKKVLALYLGKVPTYSVVYGAFATLPILLVWIYVAWVIVLLGAVVTAYLPSLLAGVARRGTVAGWTFQLAVEVLQELHRARRHSIKGLRPTQLAQLLRVDVLQLGPVLDALTGLDWVGQVNDAAANATDVPESRYVLLADPDTTLLAPLLQKLLLQRVDSLTPLWTHARLEALHLADVLQPG, encoded by the coding sequence ATGTCCTTGTCCTTACAGGCAGTGGCCCAGCGCCTGGAGCTGCTGCTGGCCGAGCTGTCGCACTTCCCCTGGAAAACCACCGCCCAGACTTTGCGCGAGAGGTTTCGTGAGGACCACCTGGGGCTCACGGCCAGCAGCCTCACGTTTACCACCGTGCTCGCGCTGGTGCCGTTCTTCACGGTGGCACTGGCGGTGTTCACCGCGTTCCCCATCTTCAGCAAGCTGCAGGATGCGCTGCAGGGCTGGCTGGTGAGCAGCCTGGTGCCCGACAGCATCTCGCGCCAGGTGCTGGGTTACCTCACGCAATTTGCGGCCAAGGCCAGCAGTCTGGGGGTGGCGGGATTCAGCATCCTGCTGGCCACTGCGCTGGCCCTGATCCTGACCATTGACCGAACGCTCAACGACATCTGGCGTGTGCCGCGTTTGCGCCCTCTGGGGCAGCGGGTGCTGATCTACTGGGCCGCCATCACTCTGGGGCCGCTGCTGATGGGCGCAAGCCTCGCAGTCACCTCGTATGTGATGTCCGCGTCCGGCGGGCTGGTCAAGCGGCTGCCGGATGGCGTGCAGCTGCTGTTCGACTCGATCCAGTTTGTGTTGCTGGCGGGCGGGATGGCGTCGCTGTACCACTATGTGCCCAACACGCCCGTGAAATGGCGCCATGCGTGGACAGGGGGATTCTTTGTGGCGGTGGGCATCGAGCTGGCCAAGAAGGTGCTGGCGCTCTATCTGGGCAAGGTGCCCACCTATTCCGTCGTCTATGGTGCCTTTGCCACCTTGCCCATCCTGCTGGTGTGGATCTACGTGGCCTGGGTGATTGTGCTGCTGGGGGCGGTGGTGACGGCGTATCTGCCCAGCCTGCTGGCCGGGGTGGCGCGGCGCGGCACGGTGGCGGGCTGGACGTTTCAGCTTGCGGTGGAGGTGCTGCAGGAGCTGCACCGCGCCCGGCGTCACAGCATCAAAGGCCTGCGCCCCACGCAGCTTGCGCAGCTCTTGCGCGTGGACGTGCTGCAACTGGGGCCAGTGCTGGATGCGCTGACCGGCCTGGACTGGGTAGGCCAGGTCAACGATGCTGCCGCCAACGCTACCGATGTGCCGGAGTCCCGCTATGTGTTGCTGGCCGACCCCGACACCACCTTGCTGGCCCCGTTGCTGCAGAAACTGCTGCTGCAGCGGGTGGACAGCCTGACGCCCTTGTGGACCCATGCACGGCTGGAGGCCCTGCACCTGGCCGACGTGCTGCAGCCGGGGTGA
- a CDS encoding DUF2069 domain-containing protein, with protein sequence MTPSPQAPSPALSVPDNGVAATRWTATASLLGLIVLCLAWELVLAPLRPGGSWLALKALPLCIPLAGILKNRMYTYRWVSLVIWLYFTEGVVRGWSDQPPSQWLAWVEIALCLVLFTACTLHVRLRQRNARAAAAAAQP encoded by the coding sequence ATGACCCCATCCCCTCAAGCCCCTTCCCCTGCGCTCTCCGTGCCCGACAACGGCGTTGCCGCTACCCGCTGGACGGCCACCGCAAGCCTGCTGGGCCTCATTGTTTTGTGTCTGGCCTGGGAGCTGGTGCTGGCGCCGCTGCGCCCCGGGGGCTCGTGGCTCGCTCTCAAGGCGCTGCCGCTGTGCATTCCCCTGGCCGGCATCCTCAAGAACCGCATGTACACCTACCGCTGGGTCAGCCTGGTGATCTGGCTGTATTTCACCGAGGGGGTGGTGCGCGGCTGGAGTGACCAGCCGCCGTCGCAGTGGCTGGCCTGGGTCGAAATAGCACTGTGCCTGGTGCTGTTCACCGCCTGCACGCTGCATGTGCGCCTGCGCCAGCGCAACGCCCGGGCAGCGGCCGCCGCCGCCCAACCCTGA
- a CDS encoding FAD-binding oxidoreductase, with protein sequence MTTLLDTLRTIVGTAHVITEGDLSAWEQDWRRRVRGKALAVVRPASTQEVAAVVKACATAGTAIVPQGGNTGLAVGSTPDDSGTQIVLSLTRMNAVRSVDTDNLTMTVEAGCILQNLQDVAQNAGVLFPLSLAAEGSCTIGGNLGTNAGGTQVVRYGNARDLCLGLEVVTAQGEVWDGLKGLRKDNTGYDLRDLFIGSEGTLGIITAATMKLYPQPAARLTAWAAVPSMEHAVALLGLAHKQLGAGLTGFEVMGQFALSLVGKHMPQLRVPFLGDDNAPWCVLLENSDSESEEHARARFESLLETAFEMGCVTDAVVAENLTQAHQLWHIRENIPLAQAEEGLNIKHDISVQISRIPAFVAHTDAVLQREIPGVRLVNFGHLGDGNLHYNVQAPADGDAKAFLREHEQHVHHLVYEAVAEFGGSFSAEHGIGELKADKLAKYQSPVALSMMRAIKQALDPQGIMNPGRVLQLPG encoded by the coding sequence ATGACCACCTTGCTCGACACCCTGCGCACCATCGTTGGCACCGCCCATGTAATCACCGAAGGCGACCTCTCTGCCTGGGAGCAGGACTGGCGCCGCCGTGTGCGCGGCAAGGCACTGGCCGTGGTGCGCCCCGCCAGCACACAAGAGGTGGCCGCCGTGGTCAAGGCCTGCGCAACAGCAGGCACCGCCATCGTTCCGCAAGGCGGCAACACCGGCCTGGCCGTGGGCTCCACGCCCGATGACAGCGGCACGCAGATTGTGCTGAGCCTCACGCGCATGAACGCCGTGCGCAGCGTGGACACCGACAACCTCACCATGACGGTGGAGGCCGGCTGCATCCTGCAGAACCTGCAGGACGTGGCGCAGAACGCGGGCGTGCTGTTCCCCCTGAGCCTCGCGGCGGAAGGCAGCTGCACCATTGGCGGCAACCTGGGCACCAACGCGGGCGGCACACAGGTGGTGCGCTACGGCAATGCACGCGACCTGTGCCTGGGCCTCGAAGTGGTCACAGCCCAGGGCGAGGTGTGGGATGGCCTGAAGGGCCTGCGCAAGGACAACACCGGCTACGACCTGCGCGACCTGTTCATCGGCAGCGAAGGCACGCTGGGCATCATCACCGCCGCGACGATGAAGCTCTACCCCCAGCCTGCCGCACGCCTCACCGCCTGGGCCGCCGTGCCATCCATGGAACACGCGGTGGCGCTGCTGGGCCTGGCGCACAAGCAGCTGGGCGCGGGCCTCACGGGCTTTGAAGTGATGGGCCAGTTTGCGCTGAGCCTGGTGGGCAAACACATGCCGCAGCTGCGTGTGCCCTTCCTGGGCGACGACAACGCGCCCTGGTGCGTGCTGCTCGAAAACTCCGACAGCGAATCCGAGGAACACGCGCGTGCAAGGTTTGAGTCACTGCTGGAGACGGCGTTTGAAATGGGCTGCGTGACCGATGCCGTCGTGGCCGAGAACCTCACGCAGGCGCACCAGCTCTGGCACATCCGCGAGAACATTCCGCTCGCCCAGGCCGAAGAGGGCCTGAACATCAAGCACGACATCTCGGTGCAGATCTCGCGCATCCCCGCCTTCGTGGCCCACACCGACGCAGTGCTGCAGCGCGAGATCCCCGGCGTGCGCCTGGTCAACTTTGGCCACCTGGGCGATGGCAACCTGCACTACAACGTGCAGGCACCGGCCGATGGCGATGCCAAGGCCTTCCTGCGCGAGCATGAACAGCACGTGCACCATCTGGTGTACGAAGCCGTGGCGGAGTTTGGCGGCTCGTTCTCGGCCGAGCACGGCATTGGCGAGCTCAAGGCCGACAAGCTCGCCAAGTACCAGTCACCTGTGGCGCTATCGATGATGCGCGCCATCAAGCAGGCGCTGGACCCGCAGGGCATCATGAACCCCGGGCGGGTGCTGCAACTGCCTGGCTAA
- a CDS encoding thymidylate synthase, with amino-acid sequence MNQPLSTPSSARPVRSQYEDFMRHVFTQGVEKSDRTGTGTRSVFGYQMRFDLKEGFPLVTTKKVHLKSIIQELLWFLTGSSNNNWLKERGVTIWDEWAREDGDLGPVYGVQWRSWPAPTPDNPRGHIDQISDVIQTLKTNPDSRRIIVSAWNVAELSKMALMPCHAFFQFYVAPAQEPDGRGTLSCQLYQRSADIFLGVPFNIASYALLTHMVAQQCDLDVGDFIWTGGDCHIYSNHHEQVQTQLARTPYPYPTLHIKRRPESIFDYEYEDFEVLDYQCHPAIKAPVAV; translated from the coding sequence ATGAACCAGCCCCTTTCCACCCCCTCTTCCGCCCGCCCCGTGCGCTCCCAGTACGAAGACTTCATGCGCCACGTGTTCACGCAAGGCGTGGAAAAGTCGGATCGCACAGGTACGGGCACCCGGAGTGTGTTCGGCTACCAGATGCGGTTTGACCTGAAGGAAGGATTTCCGCTGGTCACCACCAAGAAGGTGCACCTCAAATCCATCATCCAGGAACTGCTGTGGTTCCTGACGGGGTCGAGCAACAACAACTGGCTCAAGGAGCGCGGCGTCACCATCTGGGACGAGTGGGCGCGCGAGGACGGCGACCTCGGCCCTGTGTACGGCGTGCAATGGCGCAGCTGGCCCGCGCCCACCCCGGACAATCCCCGCGGGCACATCGACCAGATCAGCGACGTCATCCAGACACTCAAGACCAACCCCGACTCGCGCCGCATCATCGTCAGCGCCTGGAACGTGGCCGAGCTTTCCAAGATGGCGCTGATGCCCTGCCACGCGTTCTTCCAGTTCTACGTGGCGCCAGCGCAAGAGCCCGATGGGCGCGGCACGCTGAGCTGCCAGCTGTACCAGCGCAGCGCCGACATCTTCCTGGGCGTGCCCTTCAACATCGCCAGCTATGCGCTGCTGACGCACATGGTGGCGCAACAGTGCGACCTGGACGTGGGCGACTTCATCTGGACGGGCGGCGACTGCCACATCTACAGCAACCATCACGAGCAGGTGCAGACGCAGCTGGCGCGCACGCCCTACCCGTACCCTACGCTGCACATCAAGCGCCGTCCCGAGAGCATCTTCGACTACGAATACGAGGACTTTGAGGTGCTGGACTACCAGTGCCACCCGGCCATCAAAGCCCCTGTGGCCGTCTAA
- a CDS encoding dihydrofolate reductase: MDIALIYARAANGVIGKDNAIPWHIPEDMAHFKQLTQGCPVIMGRKTWDSLPPRFRPLPGRTNIVLTRQAHWQAEGARRADSLADALAQCPADGTVWVIGGAQIYAEALPLAQRVEVTEIARDFDGDAYAPALGPEWVATGQSAHISASNGLPFRFVRYERR, encoded by the coding sequence ATGGACATCGCCCTCATCTACGCCCGCGCTGCCAATGGCGTCATCGGCAAGGACAACGCCATTCCCTGGCACATCCCCGAGGACATGGCGCACTTCAAACAGCTCACCCAGGGCTGCCCGGTCATCATGGGCCGCAAGACCTGGGACTCGCTGCCCCCGCGGTTCCGGCCACTGCCCGGGCGCACCAACATCGTGTTGACGCGCCAAGCCCACTGGCAGGCCGAGGGCGCGCGCCGCGCCGACAGCCTGGCCGATGCGCTGGCGCAGTGCCCGGCCGACGGCACGGTGTGGGTGATTGGCGGCGCGCAGATCTACGCCGAGGCCCTGCCCCTGGCCCAGCGCGTGGAGGTGACCGAGATTGCGCGGGACTTTGACGGCGACGCTTACGCACCCGCTCTGGGGCCGGAATGGGTGGCGACCGGGCAGAGCGCACACATCAGCGCCAGCAACGGCTTGCCCTTCCGTTTTGTGCGTTACGAACGGCGCTGA
- a CDS encoding exodeoxyribonuclease III translates to MQIATWNVNSLTVRLPQVLAWLAANPVDALCLQELKLTDDKFPHDAFKEAGYEAVTFGQKTYNGVAILSRHPLRDVVRNIPGHTDEQARVIAATMDTPAGELRLVNCYFVNGQAPGTEKFAYKMLWLTALHRWLREELLAHPHLALLGDFNVAPEDRDSFDPVGLKDTIHHTVEERQHFQDLIALGLTDTFRMFEQPEKSYSWWDYRMLGFQKNRGLRIDHILVSEALRASVTACTVDRAPRKNPQPSDHAPVVLTMA, encoded by the coding sequence ATGCAAATCGCCACCTGGAACGTCAACTCCCTCACCGTCCGTCTGCCCCAGGTGCTGGCCTGGCTTGCAGCCAACCCGGTCGATGCGCTGTGCCTGCAGGAACTCAAGCTCACCGACGACAAGTTCCCGCACGACGCGTTCAAGGAAGCAGGCTATGAGGCCGTGACCTTCGGCCAAAAGACGTACAACGGCGTGGCCATCCTGAGCCGCCACCCGCTGCGCGACGTGGTGCGCAACATTCCCGGACACACGGACGAGCAGGCGCGCGTCATCGCCGCCACGATGGACACGCCCGCTGGTGAACTGCGGCTGGTGAACTGCTACTTCGTGAACGGCCAAGCCCCAGGCACCGAGAAGTTTGCCTACAAGATGCTGTGGCTCACCGCCCTGCACCGCTGGCTGCGCGAAGAGCTGCTGGCCCACCCGCACCTGGCGCTGCTGGGCGACTTCAACGTGGCGCCCGAAGACCGCGATTCATTCGACCCGGTGGGCCTCAAGGACACCATCCACCACACGGTCGAGGAGCGCCAGCATTTTCAGGACCTGATTGCTCTGGGCCTGACCGACACCTTCCGGATGTTCGAGCAGCCCGAGAAAAGCTACTCGTGGTGGGACTACCGCATGCTCGGGTTTCAGAAAAACCGGGGGCTGCGCATCGACCACATTCTGGTCAGCGAGGCGCTGCGCGCCAGCGTGACCGCCTGCACCGTAGACCGCGCCCCACGCAAGAACCCCCAGCCCAGCGACCATGCGCCCGTGGTACTCACCATGGCGTGA
- a CDS encoding PA2169 family four-helix-bundle protein — MSDFNDANRDPLTNEPGAHPVGTGMGAALGGAAAGAAAGAVGGPVGAAIGGVVGAVAGGLAGKAAAEAVNPTEEDAYWRESYQREPYYVGGRTYDEYRPAYELGWSSVGRYEGEFDDVEPRLADDWRARHAAGLPWTDARPAARAAWDRAQNRIVDNERALGVIDNADVVDALNDLLESARDGEYGFTSCAEHADSVQLKGIFQRHAQECASAASELEHEVRRLGGEPASGGTVAGALHRGWVSVKSALSVRDDKAVLEECERGEDAAVARYRKALKTPMPADVRAMVERQAQGAQRNHDEVRALRDTFAKA; from the coding sequence ATGTCGGATTTCAACGATGCCAACCGTGACCCTTTGACCAATGAACCTGGTGCCCACCCCGTCGGTACCGGCATGGGTGCGGCACTGGGCGGAGCCGCTGCCGGCGCTGCAGCAGGTGCCGTTGGCGGGCCGGTGGGCGCTGCCATCGGTGGCGTGGTCGGCGCGGTGGCAGGCGGCCTGGCGGGTAAGGCGGCGGCCGAGGCTGTGAACCCCACCGAAGAAGATGCGTACTGGCGCGAAAGCTACCAGCGTGAACCCTACTACGTCGGCGGCCGCACCTATGACGAATACCGTCCGGCTTATGAACTGGGCTGGTCGTCGGTGGGCCGCTATGAGGGCGAGTTTGACGACGTCGAGCCTCGCCTGGCCGACGACTGGCGCGCCCGCCACGCCGCCGGTCTGCCCTGGACGGATGCGCGCCCCGCAGCCCGTGCCGCCTGGGACCGCGCCCAGAATCGCATCGTCGACAACGAGCGCGCACTGGGCGTTATCGACAACGCGGATGTGGTCGATGCGCTGAACGACTTGCTCGAATCTGCGCGCGACGGCGAATACGGTTTTACTTCTTGCGCAGAGCACGCCGATTCGGTGCAGCTCAAGGGCATTTTCCAGCGCCACGCCCAGGAATGCGCCTCCGCCGCCAGCGAGCTGGAGCACGAAGTGCGACGCCTGGGTGGCGAGCCTGCGTCGGGCGGCACGGTGGCCGGTGCGTTGCACCGCGGCTGGGTCTCGGTGAAGTCGGCGCTGTCGGTGCGTGACGACAAGGCTGTGCTGGAAGAGTGCGAGCGTGGCGAAGACGCTGCCGTGGCGCGCTACCGCAAGGCGCTCAAGACCCCCATGCCTGCGGATGTGCGTGCGATGGTGGAACGCCAGGCCCAGGGCGCCCAGCGCAACCACGACGAAGTGCGCGCCCTGCGCGACACCTTTGCCAAGGCGTAA
- the ntrC gene encoding nitrogen regulation protein NR(I) gives MKPIWLVDDDPSIRFVLEKALARENLPTRSFTHPREVLDALVDLAPGDPARQGPQVLVSDIRMPGGSGLQLLEKVRELQPGLPVIIMTAYSDLDSAVSAFQRGAFEYLPKPFDLPKAVELIRRAVEESQREEVTEERQTETPEMLGQAPAMQDVFRAIGRLSQSQVTVLITGESGSGKELVARALHKHSPVADGPFVAINTAAIPKDLLESELFGHERGAFTGAQTQRRGRFEQAEGGTLFLDEIGDMPFDLQTRLLRVLSDGQFYRVGGHAAVKAHVRVIAATHQDLEKRVKEGGFREDLFHRLNVIRLRLPALRERHEDVPVLTRYFLQQSARQLGVEPKRIADSALARLEQFAFPGNVRQLENICHWLTVMAPAQVISLQDLPPEVLEAPVYQPPARVGHAEPAAPASAVPAAATPKAPEWVGGVHSPAPVGAAVSEAGPTASPVTAAMAWTGAEAGSAAAPAGSAVVQSWEHALESEAQKLLAGGQPEVWDALTRRFESRLIRTALSATHGRRMEAAQRLGIGRNTITRKIQELGLDAPDDV, from the coding sequence ATGAAGCCGATCTGGTTAGTAGACGACGACCCCTCGATCCGCTTCGTCCTTGAAAAGGCGCTGGCCCGCGAGAACCTGCCCACCCGCAGTTTCACGCACCCCCGCGAGGTGCTCGACGCGCTCGTCGACCTCGCCCCGGGCGACCCGGCCCGCCAAGGCCCCCAGGTGCTGGTGAGCGACATTCGCATGCCCGGGGGCTCGGGCCTGCAACTGCTGGAAAAAGTCCGCGAATTGCAGCCCGGCCTGCCCGTCATCATCATGACGGCGTACTCCGACCTCGACAGCGCCGTGTCGGCCTTTCAGCGCGGCGCTTTCGAATACCTTCCCAAGCCGTTTGACCTGCCCAAGGCGGTGGAGCTCATCCGCCGTGCGGTGGAAGAAAGCCAGCGCGAGGAAGTCACGGAAGAGCGCCAGACCGAGACCCCCGAGATGTTGGGCCAGGCCCCCGCCATGCAGGACGTGTTCCGTGCCATCGGCCGCCTGAGCCAGAGCCAGGTCACCGTGCTCATCACCGGCGAGTCGGGCTCGGGCAAGGAACTGGTGGCGCGCGCGCTGCACAAGCACTCGCCGGTGGCAGATGGCCCCTTTGTTGCCATCAACACGGCGGCCATCCCCAAGGATCTGCTGGAGAGCGAACTTTTCGGCCACGAGCGCGGCGCCTTCACCGGCGCGCAGACGCAGCGGCGAGGCCGCTTCGAGCAGGCCGAGGGCGGCACGCTGTTCCTCGATGAAATCGGCGACATGCCGTTTGACTTGCAGACGCGCCTCTTGCGCGTGCTGTCGGACGGCCAGTTTTACCGGGTGGGCGGCCACGCGGCGGTGAAGGCCCATGTGCGCGTGATCGCAGCCACCCACCAGGACCTGGAAAAGCGCGTGAAGGAGGGCGGGTTCCGCGAGGACTTGTTTCACCGCCTCAACGTCATCCGCCTGCGCCTGCCTGCATTGCGCGAGCGCCACGAAGACGTGCCGGTGCTCACCCGCTATTTCCTGCAGCAAAGCGCCCGGCAGCTGGGCGTGGAGCCCAAGCGCATTGCGGACTCGGCGCTGGCGCGGCTGGAGCAGTTTGCTTTCCCGGGCAACGTGCGCCAGCTGGAGAACATTTGCCACTGGCTCACGGTGATGGCACCGGCCCAGGTCATTTCGCTGCAGGACCTGCCGCCGGAAGTGCTGGAAGCCCCGGTTTACCAGCCGCCCGCACGGGTGGGGCATGCGGAGCCAGCTGCGCCCGCGTCGGCCGTGCCCGCCGCCGCCACGCCCAAGGCGCCGGAATGGGTGGGCGGCGTCCATTCCCCGGCGCCTGTTGGGGCAGCGGTTTCAGAGGCTGGCCCTACCGCTTCGCCCGTCACGGCAGCAATGGCCTGGACCGGGGCGGAGGCAGGCAGTGCCGCGGCCCCCGCGGGCTCAGCGGTGGTGCAGAGCTGGGAGCACGCGCTGGAATCCGAGGCGCAAAAGCTGCTCGCAGGGGGGCAGCCGGAGGTGTGGGACGCGTTGACGCGGCGGTTCGAGTCACGCCTCATTCGCACGGCCCTGTCGGCAACACATGGGCGGCGCATGGAGGCTGCGCAGCGGCTGGGCATCGGGCGCAACACCATCACGCGCAAGATTCAGGAGCTGGGCCTGGATGCGCCTGATGATGTGTAA
- the glnL gene encoding nitrogen regulation protein NR(II) translates to MSTLVAVLRADGAVQFANAALENALGLSRRTLEGVDFSTFFTDPALLQTALAGARGKDFAALRYEASLKRLHQDPVPVHVSVADAEQVGEILVELWPLEQQARQDREERLLDQAQANKELIRNLAHEIKNPLGGIRGAAQLLEMELESRELTEYTQVIIHEADRLQSLVDRLLAPHRHPHLVGDVNIHEVCERVRSLVLVEYPQGLKVLRDYDTSIPEFRGDRAQLIQALLNIVQNAAQALTERIAEGDATITLRTRVARQVTFGRQRYRLALELHVIDNGPGVPDAIKERIFYPLVSGRDGGSGLGLTLAQTFVQRHHGLIECDSVPGRTDFRILIPLP, encoded by the coding sequence ATGTCCACGCTAGTGGCGGTATTGCGCGCTGACGGCGCCGTGCAGTTTGCCAACGCCGCCCTCGAGAACGCCCTGGGCCTTTCGCGGCGCACGCTGGAGGGCGTGGACTTCTCTACCTTCTTCACCGATCCCGCGCTGTTGCAGACAGCGCTGGCGGGTGCGCGCGGCAAGGACTTTGCCGCATTGCGCTATGAAGCCAGCCTGAAGCGCCTGCACCAGGACCCGGTGCCCGTGCATGTGAGCGTGGCGGATGCCGAACAGGTGGGAGAAATCCTGGTGGAGCTGTGGCCGCTGGAGCAGCAGGCCCGGCAGGACCGCGAGGAGCGCCTGCTCGACCAGGCCCAGGCCAACAAGGAGCTGATCCGCAACCTGGCCCACGAGATCAAGAACCCGCTGGGTGGAATTCGCGGCGCCGCGCAGCTGCTGGAGATGGAGCTTGAAAGCCGCGAGCTGACCGAGTACACCCAGGTCATCATTCACGAAGCCGACCGCCTGCAAAGCCTGGTGGACCGGCTGCTCGCACCGCACCGCCACCCCCACCTGGTGGGTGATGTCAATATCCATGAAGTGTGCGAGCGTGTTCGCTCCCTGGTGCTGGTGGAATACCCGCAGGGCCTGAAGGTGCTGCGCGACTACGACACCTCGATCCCCGAGTTCCGTGGCGACCGCGCCCAGCTCATCCAGGCGCTGCTGAACATTGTGCAGAACGCAGCCCAGGCGCTGACCGAGCGCATCGCAGAGGGCGATGCGACGATCACGCTGCGCACCCGTGTGGCGAGACAGGTAACGTTTGGTCGCCAGCGCTATCGGCTGGCACTGGAATTGCATGTCATCGACAACGGACCGGGCGTGCCCGACGCGATCAAGGAGCGTATTTTTTACCCCTTGGTATCGGGTCGGGACGGCGGGTCAGGGCTGGGGCTCACGTTGGCACAAACCTTCGTGCAGCGCCATCATGGGTTGATCGAATGCGACAGCGTACCGGGTCGCACCGATTTCCGCATCCTGATCCCGCTGCCTTAA
- the glnA gene encoding type I glutamate--ammonia ligase — protein MAKTVADVMKMVKENEVKFVDFRFTDTRGKQHHTTVPVSHFDEDKFISGHAFDGSSIAGWKGIEASDMQLIPDPSSANIDPFFEETTLILTCDVIEPSDGKAYDRDPRSVAKRAEAYLKASGLGDTAFFGPEPEFFIFDGVRWSTEPNNTFYEIEEYEAPWNTGAKLEGGNRGHRPTVKGGYFPVPPVDSTQDMRAEMSLILESLGIPVEVFHHEVAGAGQNEIGTKFSTLVERADWTMLQKYVIHNVANAYGKTATFMPKPYHGDNGSGMHVHQSVWKDGKNLFAGDGYAGLSDFALYYIGGIIKHARALNAITNPGTNSYKRLVPHFEAPVKLAYSAKNRSASIRIPYVANPKGRRVEARFPDPLMNPYLGFAALLMAGLDGVENKIHPGEAATKDLYHLPPEEDKLVPTVCHSLDQALEALDKDRGFLTKGGVFSDSMIDAYIDLKMGEVTRFRMSVHPVEYDMYYSL, from the coding sequence ATGGCCAAGACCGTTGCAGACGTGATGAAGATGGTGAAGGAAAACGAAGTCAAGTTCGTGGACTTCCGCTTTACCGATACCCGTGGCAAGCAGCACCACACCACGGTGCCCGTCTCGCACTTTGACGAAGACAAGTTCATTTCGGGCCATGCGTTCGACGGCTCGTCGATCGCTGGCTGGAAGGGTATTGAAGCCTCCGACATGCAACTGATCCCCGATCCAAGCTCCGCCAACATCGATCCGTTCTTTGAAGAAACCACGCTGATCCTGACCTGCGACGTGATCGAACCCAGCGATGGCAAGGCGTATGACCGTGATCCGCGCTCGGTGGCCAAGCGCGCCGAAGCGTACCTGAAGGCTTCCGGTCTGGGTGATACCGCCTTCTTCGGCCCCGAGCCAGAATTCTTCATCTTTGACGGTGTGCGCTGGAGCACGGAGCCCAACAACACCTTCTACGAAATTGAAGAGTACGAAGCACCCTGGAACACAGGCGCCAAGCTCGAAGGTGGCAACCGTGGGCACCGTCCCACGGTCAAGGGTGGTTATTTCCCCGTGCCACCTGTGGACAGCACGCAGGACATGCGCGCTGAGATGTCGCTGATCCTCGAATCCCTGGGCATTCCGGTCGAAGTGTTCCACCACGAAGTGGCGGGCGCTGGCCAGAACGAAATCGGTACCAAGTTCAGCACGCTGGTAGAGCGCGCAGACTGGACCATGCTGCAAAAGTACGTCATCCATAACGTGGCCAACGCCTACGGCAAGACGGCAACGTTCATGCCCAAGCCCTACCACGGCGACAACGGTTCGGGCATGCACGTGCACCAGTCGGTATGGAAGGATGGCAAGAACCTGTTCGCTGGCGACGGCTATGCCGGCCTGAGCGACTTCGCCCTGTACTACATCGGCGGCATCATCAAGCACGCCCGTGCCCTCAATGCCATCACCAACCCCGGTACCAACAGCTACAAGCGCCTGGTGCCCCACTTCGAAGCCCCGGTGAAGCTGGCCTACTCGGCCAAGAACCGTTCTGCCTCGATCCGCATCCCTTACGTGGCCAACCCCAAGGGCCGCCGCGTGGAAGCCCGCTTCCCCGATCCGCTGATGAACCCCTACCTGGGCTTTGCGGCACTGCTGATGGCCGGTCTGGACGGCGTGGAAAACAAGATCCATCCTGGCGAAGCCGCCACCAAGGATCTGTACCATCTGCCCCCCGAAGAAGACAAGCTGGTGCCTACCGTGTGCCACAGCCTGGACCAGGCCCTGGAGGCACTGGACAAGGACCGCGGCTTCCTGACCAAGGGGGGTGTGTTCTCCGACAGCATGATCGACGCCTACATTGACCTGAAGATGGGTGAAGTGACGCGCTTTCGCATGTCGGTGCACCCTGTGGAATACGACATGTATTACTCGCTGTAA